GTCGTCCCCTCACCCGGGGCGGAGGTGTCGACGGTGATCTGCCCGGCGTGGTACTCGTCGATGATCCGGCGGGCGAGGCTGAGGCCCAGGCCCCAGCCGCGGCGCTTGGTCGAAAACCCCGGGCGGAAGACGTGGCGGGCCGTCGCACGGTCCATCCCCTTGCCCGTGTCGCGGACGAGCAGCACGACCTCGCCGCTCAGCTCCGTCCCCGTCAGCGTGATCTCGTGCGGGCCGGGCACGCCCTCCATCGCGTCGAGCGCATTCTTGAGCAGGTTCTCGATGACCCACTCGAACAGCTCCACGTTGAGCCGCGCCGTGAGCCAGTCGGGTACGTCGACGTCGATGGCGACGGGCGGGCCGCTCGTGGGGACGCGGCGGCGGATGTAGTCGGCCACGGCGTCGAGGACGGGACGGACGGGCGTCGGAACGAGGGCCGGGACCGAGCCGATTTTTTCGAAGCGGTCCGCCACGCGGCGGAGGCGATCGACGTCTGCCTCCAGTTCGTCGGCGATCATCTCCGGGTCCGCGGCGTCGCCGAGGCGGAGGAGCTCGACCCACCCGATCATCGACGACAGCGGCGTCCCGAGCTGGTGCGCGGCCTCCTTCGCCATACCGACCCACAAGCTCGACTGCTCGCTCCGGCGGACGTACGAGAACCCGAGGTAGCCTACGAACACGAACAACGCGACGACCCCGAGCTGGACGTACGGGAACAGGCGGATCATCCGGGCCAGCGGGCTCTCGCCATAGTGGACGAGCTGCTCGCCAAACCCGGCGCCCTCGATCCGGATGGGCTCGTGGACGTCGTCCATCTCTCGCGCCAGCCGCAGGAAGTCGGCGTCGTCCGGCACGTTGCGCCAGAGCGAAGCCGCCGTCATGGCCGTGTCGGTGATGACGGCCGGGATCGAGAACCGGTCGGGCTCGACGATCTCCGAGAACACGAAGTCGAGCCCGTCCGACGGCGGTCCGTCCCGGAGCGTGTCGACGGCGGCGAGGAGCGAGTCTCGGCGCGACGGCGCCAAGTCCGCGGCTCGGACCGCCTCGGCGATCCCGTCCCACACCTCGGGCCCCGGACCGGCCGCCTGCGCCGAGACCTGGAACTGGAACTCGATGGCCCGCGCCCACAGCTCGACCGCCTGCTCGTCCTGGGCCTCGAGCCGGTCGGCCAGCCGCTGGGTGAACGCCAGCGACGCCACGCCGATGGCGACGGCGGCCAGGATGAGGCCGAGCTTGAGCTTCGTGCTCGTGCGGTAGGCCGACACGGTCAGGTCGGAGGGTGGGGGTCAGCGTTCGGAGCAGAAGGAAACTCCGAACGCCGAGCCGAACACTCCGAACTCGTCACGCGGCGACGAGCGTCTCCTCACGCTTCGGGCCGGTCCCGATGACCGTAATGGGCACGCCGAGGTGGTCGCTCACGAACTGGAGATAGTCGCGGGCGGCGGCCGGGAGGTCGTCCATCGACCGGGCCTCCGAGAGGTCGCCGGAGAAGCCCGGCAGGGCCTCGTAGACCGGCGTCGCGCGGCTGAGGGTGCGGAGGTCGGTCGGGAAGCGCGTCGTCGTCTTGCCGTCGACCTCGTAGGTCGTGCAGACCTGGAGCTCGTCGAGCCCGGCCAGCACGTCGAGCTTCGTGACCGCCAGCTCCGTGAACCCGTTGAGACGCGACGTGTAGCTCAGCGCGACGAGGTCGAGCCACCCGCACCGCCTCGGGCGGCCCGTCGTCGCCCCGAACTCGTGGCCCTCGGCCCGGAGCCGCTCGCCCAACTCGTCGTCGAGCTCCGTCGGGAAGGGCCCGTTGCCGACGCGCGTCGAGTACGCCTTGACGATGCCGATGACGCGGTCGATGCTCGTCGGCGGGATGCCCAGCCCGGTGCACGCGCCGCCCGAGGTCGGGTGGCTCGACGTCACGTACGGGTACGTCCCGTGGTCGACGTCGAGGAGCGAGCCCTGCGCGCCCTCGGCCAGCACGTGCTGGCCCTCCGCGAGCGCGTCGTTGAGGAAGGCGGACGTATCGGTGACGTAGGGATCGATCTGCTGGTCGAACTCGACGTACTCCTCGACGATGGCCTCCACGTCGAGCTTGGCCGACTGGTAGACCGACGAGAGGATCTCGTTCTTCTCCGCCATCGCGTCGCGGAGCTTCTTGGCGAGCCCGTCGCGGTCGAGGAGGTCGACCACCCGGATGCCGCTCCGCGCGAACTTGTCGACGTAGGCCGGCCCGATGCCGCGGCCGGTCGTCCCGATGGCCTCGGCGTCGCGCCACCGCTCCTTGGCCTCGTCGAGCGCCTTGTGGTACGGCATGATGAGATGGGCGTTGTGGCTGATCTTCAGCCGGCCCTCGACGGGGTAGCCCAGCGCCTCGATCTGGCGGATCTCCTCCATGAGCGCCACCGGGTCGATCACGACGCCGTTGCCGATCACGCACGTCGTGCCGTCGTGGAAGATGCCCGACGGGATGAGGTGGAGCACGAACGTCTCGTCGCCCCACTTGATGGTGTGGCCGGCGTTGGCCCCGCCCTGGTAGCGGGCGACGACGTCCATGGTCGGGGCGAGGAGGTCGACGACCTTCCCCTTCCCCTCGTCGCCCCACTGGGCGCCGATGACGACGGAAACTGGCATGACTGCGTAAGGGACTGGGGGACTCGGGGGACGGGCGACTAGGGTGGCGACGCGTCAGCCGGTCCCTAGTCCCGATTGTCCCTAGTCCTTGAACGAGGCGACGGCGGCGTCGACGGAGTCGAAGCGCTGGAAGACGCCGTCGAGCTGGGTGACCTGGAGGATGGCGAGGACGCGCTCGGCGACGGCGGAGAGGCGGAGGTCCCCGCCCGTGTTGCGGGCCGACGTGAGGGCGCCGACGAGCATGCCGAGGCCGGACGAGTTCATGAACCGGACGCCGGACAGGTCGACGACGGCCTTGAGGGGTCCGTCCCCGCGCGCCTCGGCGAGCGCGTCGTGGAGGGCCGAGCCGTCGGGGCCGCCGAGGACGTCGCCGTCGAGGGTGAGGACGGCGACGCCGTTCTGACTGGTGCTCTGGATCTGCATGAAAGGGAGAGGGGCGGGCCGCCCAAGCTACGGGCGCCCGCCCCTCCCGACGGCCCCGCGGGGCCGCCCGTTCCGTGAAGCGTGGGGCGGCGGGGGTTACGCGCTCGCCGTCACCACGCGCCGGGCCGGCGCGTACTTCTCACGCAGCGCCACGACGATCGGGCTCGCCACGAAGATCGACGAGTACGTCCCGACCCCGATGCCCACGAGGAGCGCCAGCGAGAAGCCCTTGAGGACCTCGCCGCCGATGAGGAACAGGATGAGCACCGCGAGGAGCGTCGTGCCCGACGTGAGGACCGTCCGCGACAGCGTCGTGTTGATCGCGCGGTTGGCCGTCTCGGCGTACGGCTCCGTCTTGAAGAGGAGCGCGTACTCGCGGATTCGGTCGAACACGACCACCGTGTCGTTGATCGAGTAGCCGACGATCGTGAGCAGCGCCGCAATGATGACCTGGTCGATCTGGAGCGAGAACGGGGTCAGGTTGTGGAACAACGCGAACAGCCCGAGCACGATGATCACGTCGTGAGCCAGCGTCAGGACGGCCGCCACGGCGTAGCGCCAGTCGAACCGGACGAAGATGTAGAGCAGGATCACGAAGAGGGCGCCGAGCACGAGCACGATCGCCTTCTCCTTGAGGTCGGAGGCGATCCGGGGCCCCACGGAGTACGTCCCCTCGATCTCCGGGTTGGAGCCGGCGAACGCGCTCGACAGCGTGTTGACGACCGACGTCCGGAGCGCGTCGGCGTCGCCGCCGGCGGCCGTCCGAACGATCAGGGTCTCGGGGTTGCCGAACTCCTTGACCTCGTAGATCTCGCCGGTCGCGTCGCCGAGGGCGGAGGCGGCCTGCGTCGAGGGGATGGCGGTGTCGGTGCCGACGATGAACTCGGTGCCGCCCTTGAAGTCGATCCCGGCCTCGAGACCGGGGTAGATGAGGGAGACCACGGCGACCAGGAGCAGGATGCCCGAGATGATGTAGCTCGACCGGAAGCTGCTCAGGAAGTCGAAGTGGGTGTTTTCGAAGATGCGCATGTCAGTGTTGGATTCAGGGTACGTGGTACGAGGTACGGGGCGGGCGCGACGCGGGGTGAGACCCCGAGCGCGCACCCAGTACCCTGACTCAGCCGAAGGCGACGTTGACGCCGCGCTCCTGGACGAGGTAGTCGATGATGAGGCGGGTCACGACGAGGGCCGTGAACAGCGACGTGAGGATGCCCGCCATCAGCGTCACGGCGAAGCCCTGGATCGGCCCGACGCCGAACGAGAACAGGATCACGCCGATCAGGAACGTCGTGATGTTGGCGTCGGCGATGGCCGAGAGGGCCTTGGAGAAGCCGCCGTCGACGGCCGCCTTGAGCGTCTTGCCGCTCTCCATCTCCTCCCGGATGCGCTCGAAGATGAGCACGTTGGCGTCGACCGCCATGCCGATCGTGAGGAGGATGCCGGCCATACCCGGCAGCGTCAGCGTGGCGCCGAAGCTGGCGAGGACGCCGAAGATGAACAGTACGTTCAGCAGGAGCGCCACGTTGGCCACGAGGCCCGCGCCGCGGTAGTAGATGGCCATGAACACGCACACGAGCACGAGGCCCACGAGCAGCGCCCGCGTGCCGGCCTTGATCGAGGCCTCGCCCAGGCTCGGCCCGACCGTCCGCTCCTCCACGATCGAGACCGGGGCCGGGAGCGCGCCCGACTTGAGGACGGTCACGATGTCGTCGACCTCCTGGCGGCTGAAGTTGCCCGTGATCTGCGTCCGCCCGTTCGGGATCCGCTCGTTGATCGTCGGGAACGTGTAGACGAGGTCGTCGAGGACGATGACGACGGGCTTGCCGCGGTTGGCGCCCGTGATCTGGCTCCACCGGCTCGCGCCGACGCCGTCCATCGTGATCGAGACCTGCGGGGCGTTCGTGTACGGGTCGAAGTCCGGGCCCGCGTCCGTGATCACCTCGCCCTGGAGCTCGACGCGCTGGTTGACGGCCACGAGGTAGTGGACGCCGTCGCCGTCGGCCGTCACGCCGGCGTCGGGGCCGGCCGTGAACAGGAACTCGACGCCCGGCGGGATGAGCCGGGCCGCGCCCGGCGCCGCGAGGAGCCGCGAGACCTCGGCCGTGTCGCTCTCGGCGACCTGCCCGACGATCGGCGAGTTCGACGACGGGTCGACCTGGATCCGCTGGAGGACGGCCGCGAGCGGGTTGCCGCCGGCCTCCTCGGACGGGTCGGCCCCGGCCGTGATGTCCCCGAGGTCGAGGACGTCGGCCGAGTCGGCGTCGCTGTCGGCGGTCGAGTCGGCCGAGGCGACCTGCGTGGCCGTCGTGTCGGCGTCGGCGGTCGCCGTCGGGTCCGCCTCGGCGTCCTCGCCGCCGTCCTCGTAGTAGGCGAACAGGTTGGCCGCGGCCTGCTGGACCTCGGCCGTCGGCGGCGTGAGGTGGAACGTGAGGCGGGCCGTGCCCTTCAGCAGCTCGCGGACGCGCTCCTCGTCGTCGACGCCCGGCAGCTCGACCACGATGCGGGACGTGCCCTGGCGCTGGATGAGCGGCTCGGTCACGCCGAACCGGTCGATCCGCTGCCGGATGATCTCCTCCGCGCGGACGAGCGCCTCCTCGACCTCCTCCTGGAGGTACGCCACGACGGCGTCGTTCTCGGAGCGGGCCGTGATGTCGGCGTCGGCGTTGCGGAAGTAGCGGGCCAGGCGCGTGCCGGGCCGCTCGGCCTCGACGGCGTTGGCGAAGAGCGTGACGAAGTTCTCGTCGGAGGTCACGGCCTGCTCGCTGGCCGCCGTGAGCGCGGCGTCGAACGTGTCGTCGGTCCGGTTGCCGGCCAGCTCGCGGAGGAGCGCGCCGGTCCCGACCTCGAGCGTCACGTGCATGCCGCCCTGGAGGTCGAGCCCGAGCTTGAGGGCCTCCTCCGACGTGGCCTGGAGGTCGTCCGCGTTCTCAGCCTCGTAGGCCTCGCGCTCGGCGGGGTCCATGGACGCGAGGTCGCGGTTGTTGAGGGAGTTCTGAATCGTCGGGAAGAGCTGCCACAGGGAGATGACGAGCAGCGCGCCGACGGCGAATAGCTTGAAGCCGTTGCCTTGCATAGGGATCGGGCGCCCATACGGACGCCGGGTTGGGTCTGGAGACACGCTCGTCCCCTTCGGACGAGCGCAAAAGCGAAAGTCGGATCGGGTCGGCCGTGAGGCCGGCGGCGCTAGGGCGCGCGCGGGCGCGACGACGGCGCCAGCGGGCGCGGCGGCGCGAGGTCGGCGGCCTCGGCGATCTCACCGACGGCCGCGATCGGGGCGACGACATCGGCGGCTGCGCCCAGAGCGGCCGCGGACGTCGAGGCGGGCGTGGCTAGCTTGGACGAGACGAACGCCTCGTCGTGGGCCGGCGGGAGGACGCCCGACATCGACGACTGGCCCAGCAGGTGGACCAGCGCCTCGACCGACACGTCGCCGACGGCGGCGGCGTAGGCCTCGGCGAAGACGACGAGCGGATCGGTACCGGCCTCGGCGTCGTGCGCCGCAGCGAGGGCGAGCTCGAACGCCTCTGCGTCGTCGATGACGACGGCCAGCGACGGCGCCCCGCCCTGTGCCCCCACGGCGGGCACCAACGGCACACCCAGCGCCGCGACGAGGGTCGCGGCGACGAGACGGCGGACAAAAGCGAGACGGTACGGGCGCACGGTGCCGAAGGCGACAGCGTGCAAACTAACGCAGGCCCCGTCCGGGCCGGGGTTCCCCCGGTGGGGAGTTCGCGGGAACTCCGTTCGCGAGACCTTCGACGACGGGCCTACGGGGTGACGTCGACGCCCTTCCAGAACGCCACGTGGTCCCGGATCTGGGCCGCCGCGTCCTTCGGCTCGCGGTAGATCCAGGCCGCCTTCTGGTTCACCTCGCCGTCTACGACCACGTCGAAGTAGCCGGCCGTCCCCTTCCACGGGCAAACCGACGTGTGGTCGGACTCACGGAGGTACTGCCGATCGAGTGCCGCTGGCGGGAAGTAGTGGTTGCCTTCCACCACGACGGTGTCGTCACTCTCGGCGATCGTGGCGCCGTTCCAGATGGCTTTCATGGGTCGCAGTTCGCTCGGGGGAGAGGGTCTCGACACCGGCCGGCCGCACCGGGATCCCCCACCTCGACGCCGAGGCGGACCGAGTCGGCACGGTCACCCCTCGTCTCGCTCCGCCCGGACGCCGGCCGAGACGTCGCGGGGCGGCGGGACCACGCAGAGGCGCCCGCCGCGGAACGGGTCCACGACGACCGGCACCCACTGGTACTGCCCGAGGTCGGCCCGCTCGCGGCCGAACCGCTCGGCGACGGCCGTTTTGAGGACCTCGTAGGCCTCGGGCCCGACCAGGATCGCGTGCGGCTCGCCCCCGGCGTCCTGGAGGTCGCGGACCTGCTGGTCGAGCGTGGCGAGGAAATCGGCGGGGTCGGGCGACGAGTCGAAGACGGTCATGAGGGGGAGATACCTTGCGGGACGCCCCTGGCGATCCATGACCCACGAGATCGGTTCCCTCATCGCGCCCGACGACGTGACGCTGTTCACGCGCCGCTGGACCCCCGACGGGCCCGTCCGGGGCGTCGTCGCCCTCGTCCACGGCATCCACGAGCACAGCGGACGGTACGCCTACGTCGCCAGCGCGCTCATGCGGCGGGGGTTCGCCGTCCACGCGCTCGACCTCCGCGGGCACGGCCGGTCGCACGGCACCCGCGGCCACGTCGACGACTTCGGCGAGTACGTCGACGACGTGCAGGCCCACCTCCTCGACGTCCGCAAACGGGTCGGCAGCGTGCCCCTCTTCCTCATGGGCCATTCGATGGGTGGGCTCGTGGTGGCCTCCTACGTCGTATCGAAGGGGACGGATGGGCTCGAGGGCGTAATCCTGTCCTCGCCCGCGATTCAGCTCCCCGACGACACGCCAGCCGTCCTCCAGAAGCTGGCGCCGCTCGTCGCCCGCTGGCTTCCGGCGGTCCCGGTGTCGAAGGTGGATCTGTCGCAGCTGTCGCACGACCCGACGGTGGCCCGGGCGTACGAGGAGGACCCGCTCAACACCGTCCGTGGCGTCCGGGCACGGACCGGGTACGAGATCCTCCGCGCCGGCGAGCGCGTCCGCCAGCACCCCGAGGCGTTCGACGTCCCGCTCTTTCTGTTCCACGGCACGGCCGACGCGATCACGGACCCGGCGGGGACGACGTGGCTCGCCGAGCACGCCGCCTCGGACGACGTGACGCTCCGCCTCTGGGCCGACCTCTTCCACGAGACGCTCAACGAGGTCGAGCGCGACGACGTCATCGCAGCCCTCGCCGACTGGCTCGAGGCCCACATGCCCGCCGAGGCGACCTGACCCGGCCCGCCTCGGGAGTCAGTCGGTGGGCCCCGGGAAGCTGTCGACGTACTCGATCTTGACGTCCGGGAAGCTCTCCACGAACGTGACCGTGTAGTCGGGGAAGTTCTCGACCATCTGGCATTCCCCGGGGTCGTCGGCGAAGCTGTCGACGAGTTGGACGCGGAGGTCGGGAAACGACTCGACAGCCTGGACCTCGCAGTCGGCGAAGCTTTCGACGACCTCAATCCTGCCGTACAGCTTCGCAGCTCCGGGGCAGTCGTCGCTCTCGGCGAACGGGCTGAGGAGGGCGATGATGAGCCAGAACGGGGTCATGGCGGTGCGGCTGGCGGCGCGTGTGCCCACGGCTGGAATCGAACCAGCGACCTGCGGTTTAGGAAACCGACGCTCTATCCCCTGAGCTACGTGGGCGTCCCGAAAAGATAGTCTGGCCGCATCAGGGGCGTCTCGGGGGCGCCCGGTAGCTTCCGGCGAATCCCCGCTCCCCGAATGCCCGAGCCCTCCCCCCCCGCCGACAAAAAGGCCATCTGGGCCTGGTCGCTCTACGACTTCGCCAACTCGTCGTTCACGACGCTCGTCATCACGTTCATCTACGCGACGTTTTTCGTGAAGGGCATCGCGCCGGACGAGACGACAGGCTCGGTGCTGTGGTCGTGGGGCGTCGTGACGCCGACGGCGGTCGCGGTCGCCCTCCTCTCCCCACTCCTCGGCGCCCTCGCAGACCGGACGGCGACCCGGAAGCGGGCCTTGTTCATCACGACGACGATCACGGTCCTCGGGACCGCCCTCCTGTTCTTCCCCCAGCGTGGGGACGTAGTCGGGGCCATCCTGCTCGTCGTCGTCGCCAACATCGCGTTCGAGATCGGGCAGGTCTTCTACAACGCGTTCCTTCCCGAGATCGCCCCACCCGACATGATCGGGCGCGTCTCGGGCTGGGGCTGGGCGCTTGGGTACGTCGGCGGGCTGCTGTGCATGGGGCTCGCCCTCGCGTTCGTGATGCCCGAGACGGCGCCGTTCGGGCTCGACAAGGCGACCGGCGAGCACGTCCGCGTGACGAACCTGATCGTGGCCGGATGGTTCGCGCTCTTCGCGATCCCGGCGTTCCTCGTGCTCCGCGAGCCGCCTGCGGCCGAGCCGCCTGCCAAGAACTTGATCCGCGCGACGTTCGGCGAGCTCGGCGAGACGTTCCGCCAGATCCGCGACTACCGGCAGATCGTGCGGCTCCTCGTCGCCCGGCTGTTCTACAACGACGGCCTCGTGACCATCTTCGCGATGGGCGGCATCTTCGCGGCGACCGCCTACGGGTTCGACGAGACCGAAATCCTCTTGTTCGGGATCGTGCTCAACGTCGCGGCCGGGATCGGGGCGTTCGGGTTCTCGTTCCTCGACGACGCCATCGGCGGGAAGCGGACCATCTTCATCTCGCTGGGCCTGCTCGCGATTGCCACACTCGTCGCCGTGTTCGGGCCGACGAAGACGTGGCTCTGGGGCGCGGGCGTCCTCATCGGCATCGCGTCGGGGCCGAACCAGGCGGCGAGCCGGTCGCTCCTCGGGCGGTTCGTGCCGGAGGACAAGGAGACAGAGTTCTACGGCTTCTTCGCCTTCTCGGGCAAGGCTACCGCCTTCATCGGGCCGGTCATGTTCGGGCTGCTGACGGCCGTGTTCGGAACCGAGCGGGCCGGCGTGGGCTTCGTGCTCGTGCTGTTCGCCCTCGGCGCCTTCTTCCTCACCCGCGTCGACGAAGCCGAGGGCCGGGCCACCCGCCTCGCCTCCCAGACCGCCGCATGACCGTCGCCGACGTCGTTTCGACCCTCCACGCCTGGGCCCCGCCCGGCCAGAAAGCCGACTTCGACCGCGTTGGGCTCCAGGTCGGCGACCCGGCCGCCTACGTAGATCGGGTCCTCGTCGCGCTCGACCTCACGCCGCAGGTCGTCGACGAGGCCGCCGAGGCGGGCGCGCAGCTCATCGTCACGCACCACCCGTTGCTGTTCAAGCCCGTCGGGCGCGTGACGGCCAACGACCCGGTGGGCTCGCTGGCGTGGCGGCTCGGCCGGGCCGGCATCAGCTACGTCGCGATCCACACGAACCTCGACGCGGCACGTGGCGGCGTGTCGTTCGCCCTCGCAGAGCAACTCGGGATCCGAGACTCTCAGATCCTGGCCCCACTCGACGGCGTGATGCGGAAGGTCGTCGTGTTCGCCCCGCGAGAGGCCGCCGACGCGGTTCGGCAGGCGCTGACGGAGGCCGGGGCCGGCGAGATCGGCGACTACCGCGCGTGCTCGTTCACGGGCGACGGGACGGGCCGCTTCCGTCCGGAGGCCGGCGCCTCCCCCCACCTCGGCATGGTCGGCGAGGACACCGAGGCGGACGAGGTGCGGATCGAGGCGGTCGTGCCCCAGTGGGCCGTCGGTGCTGTCCGGCGTGCCGTGGCGGCGGCGCACCCCTACGAGGAGCCCGCGCTCGACATCTACCCGTTGGAGGGCCGCGCGACGCGGCAGGGCTACGGCGTGGTCGGCCGCCTCGACGCGCCCGAGCGCCTCCCCGCGTTCCTCGCCCGCGTCCGCGACGCGCTCGGCGCCGGAGCGCTCCGCTATGTCGGCGACGACGACCAGACGGTCGAACGCGTGGCCGTCTGTGGCGGCGCCGGCCTGTCCTTCCTCCCCGCCGCCCTCGCGGCCGGCGCCGACGCCTACGTCACGGCCGACGTGACCTACCACCGCTTTTTCGAAGCACTCGACACCGAGGGGCGTCCGAGAATGGCGCTCGTCGACGCCGGCCACTACGAGACCGAGGCGATCACCGAACGGCTGATCGCCGACCGGCTCCGCGCCGAGCACCCCGAGTTGGCGGTCGACGTCACGGCGACGCGGACGTCGCCGATGCGGACGTTCACGGGGGCGTAACGCCCACAATTCGCCTCCCTCTCAAAACCGGGCGCCCGTTGGGGAGGTACCCTACCGGACTCCCAACGCGCACGCACCTCATGGCGACCGACACCACGACGATCGAGGACCAGCTCCGAGCCCTCGTCCGTCTCCAGATCATCGACACCAAGATCGACCAGCTCACGAAGCTCCGGGGCGACCTCCCCGAGGAGATCCAGGACCTGGAGGACGAGCGGGCGGGCCTCAACACGCGCCTCAATAAGATCGACCAGGACAAGAAGGAGGCCGAGGTCCAGAAGAAGAAGCTGAAGCTCGACATCGCCGAGAGCGAGGGGCTGATCCGGAAGTACGAGGAGCAGCAGCTCCAGGTGCGCAACAACCGCGAGTACGACGCGCTCACGAAGGAGATCGAGGCCC
This sequence is a window from Rubrivirga marina. Protein-coding genes within it:
- a CDS encoding sensor histidine kinase, with the protein product MSAYRTSTKLKLGLILAAVAIGVASLAFTQRLADRLEAQDEQAVELWARAIEFQFQVSAQAAGPGPEVWDGIAEAVRAADLAPSRRDSLLAAVDTLRDGPPSDGLDFVFSEIVEPDRFSIPAVITDTAMTAASLWRNVPDDADFLRLAREMDDVHEPIRIEGAGFGEQLVHYGESPLARMIRLFPYVQLGVVALFVFVGYLGFSYVRRSEQSSLWVGMAKEAAHQLGTPLSSMIGWVELLRLGDAADPEMIADELEADVDRLRRVADRFEKIGSVPALVPTPVRPVLDAVADYIRRRVPTSGPPVAIDVDVPDWLTARLNVELFEWVIENLLKNALDAMEGVPGPHEITLTGTELSGEVVLLVRDTGKGMDRATARHVFRPGFSTKRRGWGLGLSLARRIIDEYHAGQITVDTSAPGEGTTFKIVLDAADVGELDPEPAVV
- a CDS encoding adenylosuccinate synthase; translated protein: MPVSVVIGAQWGDEGKGKVVDLLAPTMDVVARYQGGANAGHTIKWGDETFVLHLIPSGIFHDGTTCVIGNGVVIDPVALMEEIRQIEALGYPVEGRLKISHNAHLIMPYHKALDEAKERWRDAEAIGTTGRGIGPAYVDKFARSGIRVVDLLDRDGLAKKLRDAMAEKNEILSSVYQSAKLDVEAIVEEYVEFDQQIDPYVTDTSAFLNDALAEGQHVLAEGAQGSLLDVDHGTYPYVTSSHPTSGGACTGLGIPPTSIDRVIGIVKAYSTRVGNGPFPTELDDELGERLRAEGHEFGATTGRPRRCGWLDLVALSYTSRLNGFTELAVTKLDVLAGLDELQVCTTYEVDGKTTTRFPTDLRTLSRATPVYEALPGFSGDLSEARSMDDLPAAARDYLQFVSDHLGVPITVIGTGPKREETLVAA
- a CDS encoding STAS domain-containing protein gives rise to the protein MQIQSTSQNGVAVLTLDGDVLGGPDGSALHDALAEARGDGPLKAVVDLSGVRFMNSSGLGMLVGALTSARNTGGDLRLSAVAERVLAILQVTQLDGVFQRFDSVDAAVASFKD
- the secF gene encoding protein translocase subunit SecF, translated to MRIFENTHFDFLSSFRSSYIISGILLLVAVVSLIYPGLEAGIDFKGGTEFIVGTDTAIPSTQAASALGDATGEIYEVKEFGNPETLIVRTAAGGDADALRTSVVNTLSSAFAGSNPEIEGTYSVGPRIASDLKEKAIVLVLGALFVILLYIFVRFDWRYAVAAVLTLAHDVIIVLGLFALFHNLTPFSLQIDQVIIAALLTIVGYSINDTVVVFDRIREYALLFKTEPYAETANRAINTTLSRTVLTSGTTLLAVLILFLIGGEVLKGFSLALLVGIGVGTYSSIFVASPIVVALREKYAPARRVVTASA
- the secD gene encoding protein translocase subunit SecD, coding for MQGNGFKLFAVGALLVISLWQLFPTIQNSLNNRDLASMDPAEREAYEAENADDLQATSEEALKLGLDLQGGMHVTLEVGTGALLRELAGNRTDDTFDAALTAASEQAVTSDENFVTLFANAVEAERPGTRLARYFRNADADITARSENDAVVAYLQEEVEEALVRAEEIIRQRIDRFGVTEPLIQRQGTSRIVVELPGVDDEERVRELLKGTARLTFHLTPPTAEVQQAAANLFAYYEDGGEDAEADPTATADADTTATQVASADSTADSDADSADVLDLGDITAGADPSEEAGGNPLAAVLQRIQVDPSSNSPIVGQVAESDTAEVSRLLAAPGAARLIPPGVEFLFTAGPDAGVTADGDGVHYLVAVNQRVELQGEVITDAGPDFDPYTNAPQVSITMDGVGASRWSQITGANRGKPVVIVLDDLVYTFPTINERIPNGRTQITGNFSRQEVDDIVTVLKSGALPAPVSIVEERTVGPSLGEASIKAGTRALLVGLVLVCVFMAIYYRGAGLVANVALLLNVLFIFGVLASFGATLTLPGMAGILLTIGMAVDANVLIFERIREEMESGKTLKAAVDGGFSKALSAIADANITTFLIGVILFSFGVGPIQGFAVTLMAGILTSLFTALVVTRLIIDYLVQERGVNVAFG
- a CDS encoding DUF427 domain-containing protein, with product MKAIWNGATIAESDDTVVVEGNHYFPPAALDRQYLRESDHTSVCPWKGTAGYFDVVVDGEVNQKAAWIYREPKDAAAQIRDHVAFWKGVDVTP
- a CDS encoding family 4C encapsulin nanocompartment shell protein, producing the protein MTVFDSSPDPADFLATLDQQVRDLQDAGGEPHAILVGPEAYEVLKTAVAERFGRERADLGQYQWVPVVVDPFRGGRLCVVPPPRDVSAGVRAERDEG
- a CDS encoding alpha/beta hydrolase, translated to MTHEIGSLIAPDDVTLFTRRWTPDGPVRGVVALVHGIHEHSGRYAYVASALMRRGFAVHALDLRGHGRSHGTRGHVDDFGEYVDDVQAHLLDVRKRVGSVPLFLMGHSMGGLVVASYVVSKGTDGLEGVILSSPAIQLPDDTPAVLQKLAPLVARWLPAVPVSKVDLSQLSHDPTVARAYEEDPLNTVRGVRARTGYEILRAGERVRQHPEAFDVPLFLFHGTADAITDPAGTTWLAEHAASDDVTLRLWADLFHETLNEVERDDVIAALADWLEAHMPAEAT
- a CDS encoding MFS transporter, with amino-acid sequence MPEPSPPADKKAIWAWSLYDFANSSFTTLVITFIYATFFVKGIAPDETTGSVLWSWGVVTPTAVAVALLSPLLGALADRTATRKRALFITTTITVLGTALLFFPQRGDVVGAILLVVVANIAFEIGQVFYNAFLPEIAPPDMIGRVSGWGWALGYVGGLLCMGLALAFVMPETAPFGLDKATGEHVRVTNLIVAGWFALFAIPAFLVLREPPAAEPPAKNLIRATFGELGETFRQIRDYRQIVRLLVARLFYNDGLVTIFAMGGIFAATAYGFDETEILLFGIVLNVAAGIGAFGFSFLDDAIGGKRTIFISLGLLAIATLVAVFGPTKTWLWGAGVLIGIASGPNQAASRSLLGRFVPEDKETEFYGFFAFSGKATAFIGPVMFGLLTAVFGTERAGVGFVLVLFALGAFFLTRVDEAEGRATRLASQTAA
- a CDS encoding Nif3-like dinuclear metal center hexameric protein; amino-acid sequence: MTVADVVSTLHAWAPPGQKADFDRVGLQVGDPAAYVDRVLVALDLTPQVVDEAAEAGAQLIVTHHPLLFKPVGRVTANDPVGSLAWRLGRAGISYVAIHTNLDAARGGVSFALAEQLGIRDSQILAPLDGVMRKVVVFAPREAADAVRQALTEAGAGEIGDYRACSFTGDGTGRFRPEAGASPHLGMVGEDTEADEVRIEAVVPQWAVGAVRRAVAAAHPYEEPALDIYPLEGRATRQGYGVVGRLDAPERLPAFLARVRDALGAGALRYVGDDDQTVERVAVCGGAGLSFLPAALAAGADAYVTADVTYHRFFEALDTEGRPRMALVDAGHYETEAITERLIADRLRAEHPELAVDVTATRTSPMRTFTGA